The genomic interval TGATGTGGTTGGGGGACAGTCCGAACGTCGCACCGTCGCCGTGATCGGCGATGGTGCCTTTCCCAGCGGCATCGTTTTCGAAGCGATGAATAACGCGGGCGAGCTGCAAGACGACCTGACGATCGTGCTCAACGACAACAAAATGTCGATCTGCCCACGCGTCGGCTCCGTCGCCGGGTATCTGGATCGCCTGCGTAGCAATCCTTTTTACACCGGCCTGAAAAGCGAAGTGGTCAAGCTGCTCGAACGTGTTCCCATGTTCGGCGATCCCACCGAAAGATTCTTGGCGCAACTGAAGGAAGGCGTCAAAGCAGGGTTCCTCGGGGGCATGCTCTTTGAAGAGCTGAACATTCGCTACATCGGCCCGATCGATGGTCACGACATCGGACTGCTACGCAAGTATTTGGCGATGGTCCGTGAGATGAAGGGCCCCGTGCTGCTGCATGTGGTCACGGAAAAGGGACATGGATACAAACCGGCAGCCGCCGACCCGGTGTTCTTTCACACGCCGCCGGCTTTCGAAGATCGCAACGGGGAACCGGTCACGCGAAAGAGCGACGGTCTGCCCCCGTACACCAATCACGCACGTGATGCGATTCGCGATGCGATGGCGTCCGATCCCAAAGTCACCGTGATCACGGCGGCGATGTGCCAAGGCAATAAACTGGAGCCGGTACGAGAACAGTTTCCCGATCGGTTCTTTGACGTCGGAATCTGTGAGTCCCACGCGGTTGCCTTTGCCGCCGGTCAGTGCAAAACGGGCATTCGACCGATCGTTGACATCTACAGCACCTTCCTGCAACGCAGTTACGATCAAGTATTCCAGGAGGTCTCGCTGCAGGATTTGCCGGTGGTGTTCATGTTGGACCGCGCCGGTTTGACCGCACCCGATGGACCGACCCACCACGGTTTGTACGACATCGGATACATGCGAATGTTCCCCAACATGGTCGTGATGGCTCCCGGTTACGCCGAAGAAGTCGCGCCGATGTTGCAGGCCTCCTTGGCACACGACCATCCCTGCTCGATTCGTTACCCCAAAGCCAGCGCGATGCAGCGCGGCACCGCGGGCGAACCGATCGAGATCGGCAAGAGCGAAACTCTTCGCCAAGGAACCGATGGGACCATTGTCGCCTTTGGCGGAACCTTGGAGAGCGCACTGATGGCGGCCGAATCCTTGGAGGGAGAATTGAGTATTGGTGTCGTCAACGCGCGTTTCGCAAAACCATTGGACATTGAAATGGTTCGAGATGTCACCGAGGACGGACGCTTTGTGGTGACGCTGGAGGAAGGCTGCAAGATGGGCGGATTCGGCTCCGCATTCTTGGAGTGCGCGAATGAACAATGTTTGGACACCCGAGGCATCCGCTGTGTCGCTTTGCCAGACCACTACATCCAACACGGTGAACGCGGGCAACTGCTGGACGAAAACGGCTTGAGCGGATCGGCGATCGCAGAGACCTGCCGCGAAATGGCTTACCGTCAAGATGCCGGCGTGGGCGTGAAATGAAATCCGACGATGGTTCTTCGCTGAGTTTGGCCGATTGGTCGCACCGAGCGCGACCACGAATCGCCATCTTGGGCGCTCCCAATCGCGATCGCGTGCGAATGGAACTGGAGCGTTTGCGGCCAGTGATCGCAGCCCAGGCCGACATCGTCGCTGAAGACCTCGCGTTTGAACATGATTTCTCAACCACCGAGCAAGATCTGGTCATCGTGCTCGGTGGCGACGGTTCGATCCTGCAAGCCGCTCGACAGATGGGTGTGAATCAAACACCGGTCTTAGGAATCAATTGTGGACGCCTGGGATTCTTGGCGGCTCTGTCGCCAGATGATTTCCTCTCGATCTGGCCCGTGGTCTGCGACGGTGAGTTTCAAGTCGTTGATCATTTGATGTTGCGGATCGAATTGATTCGATTACATGATGGTGAGAAAACGATCAGCGAACAATTGGCACTCAACGAAGTTGCCGTGTTGGGCGGACCGCCCTACAGGATCTTGGACATTGATCTGTACGCCGATGGGTTCTTGGCGACTCGTTACCGGTGCGACGGTTTGATCATCGCAACACCGGTCGGTTCGACAGCGCACAATCTGTCCGCGGGTGGCCCGATCTTACGACGCAATTTGCAGGCCATGGTGATCTCGCCGATCAGTCCCCACACGCTGACCTATCGACCATTGGTGGATTCCGCCGACACGGTGTTTGAGCTGACCGTGATCGAGCCCAACGAATCGACCAGCGTGGTCGTGGACGGACGCATTCTGAGCCAGTTGCTGCCAGGCGATCGAATCCGAGTGGGACGCGCCGAACAATCGTTCCGAATGTTGAGCGTCCCCGGCCAAAACGATTTCCGCACCCTGCGAGACAAACTCGGCTGGGGCGGCTCGGTGTCATAAGGCGAGAGATAGAAGGAAACTGACCTGTAGTGGACGAGGTTTCGAGTCCTCGGCATGGTCATTCGCTCCAGGGACTCGTTCCCTCGTCCACGATGTGATCTACCGCTCGCCTAACGTTCACCCCGGCATCAATATCTCACCTTGTCCGCCCACGCAACGATCGCCACGGACTCGCGTGCAATCGACGACCAACTGGTCAATCAGCTTGTCCGATCGATGTGAAGCGGGAACGAAGGGACGCAATAGTTTCAAGAACGATGCGTTGAATCGTACGGGACGCGAGAACCGCGGTTGCGGCCAAGATCGCTCGTCAGGTTTTGCAACGATCAACGTCCCTCGTTGCATGGCCAGTCCCGACCCGGCTCCGAAGTCACCCGCCACAATGATCGTTCCCGCAATCATCGCTCCTCCCAAGTGATCGCCGACGTTGCCGTTGATCCAAACGGTGCCACGACGCATTCGATGTCCAGCGAAATGCCCGGCATCACCATCGACGACCAGTCGACCACCAGTCATTCCCAATCGATGCCCTCCAGCGGGCGCAGCAAGATGGTTGCCCACACTGCCAGCCACGTGAAGCGTTCCGCCTGACATCCGTGAACCCACGTGATCACCGGCATCACCATCGATGACGAATTCCCCGGAGTCATGTCCGGTTCCCAGTCCATGCACGCTGGTCAATTCGCCTGCGACCACGATCTGATCTACATGGGACGCTTGATGGGTCACTTGAAAAACATCTGCCAGCGCTAGCGTTCGCCCGTCGACCAAGATCGGAATCCGCTCCACGTCCTTGGGTGACATCGCCTGCAACTGTTGATGTTGAATCACGGATCCGTCGACGGGTTCTTCGCTGCGAGATCTCAGTTGAAATCGCCAAGTGCTCATTTCAAAATCTCCGCGAGCTTGAAATGATGCCGGCCAAGTTTCCCGCCATAGTTACCGGCCGTGACACGCAGCAATCCGTTTCCTCCACCGGCGTCGCAGGCCGCATGGATGCCAACCCGCATCGCATCGGCGATCAGATCGAACGACATCCCATCGATCACCACTTCCAGGACCGCACGAATGTCGTCTGACAACGCCGATTGGTCCGATGCCGAATCTCCAGTCGAGTTTGCCTTTGGCGGCCAGCCCAATAAAGCAGGGCTATACGCTTCGTTTGTCGATGCCATCAGTGTCTTGTATTTGGATCCGACCTTCGATCCGCTGCGGGTAGCTCCGCCGGGGAACGGAGTGATCACGCCGGGCAGGTCTTTGATCGCGGCGACGGCCGCGCGGCAGGCCGACGTGGCCGCTCGCATCGAGTCGGCCATCAGCAAAAAGTTTCCGCCGCCGATTCCATCGACTCGTCCCACGTCGTGGGCGCACAGGAATTCACCGTCCATCACGGGGACTCGCCAGAAACGTTGTCCGCCGATGATCTTGCTGATTTGATGCCCGTCACCGAAATACCGCAGTGTCTTTCCCAACGGAATGCGTTTCGGGAGCGTCGCGGCGTCGCCATCGATACCGGCAAACAGAGCGGTGGTCGGACAGGTCAGGACACACTGGCCGGCACGGACCGGGATCTGCTTTTCCAGTTCGCTTCCCGAGACAGCGAACGCGAGAATCGCGACACCCGGTCGACCGTCTGGGGTCTGGTTGGGTTGCAAACGGCGCTCGACATCGATTTCGATCTTGCAAGCGATCACGCTGGTGCCAAAACCCGTCATCGCCGCAGCGGCCTCGTCGGCCCACTGCTGATCGTCGGCGGTGATGATGATTCGGGTCGCCTTCATGTCAAAGGCTTCCGCAAACGTCGCTTCGATTTCGACACCATTGATTTGCAAGGACTCGCTCATCGCGATCGCTCCCTCAATTTCGTCGCGATGTCCTGGCACCTCAACGACTCGTTCCATTCGCAATCGGAGATCGCCAACCGATTCATTGCAAACGTGCCATTGTCGCGGTACATCCGTTGAAACTGTTTGACCGAATCGGCGTCATACCGCACGTCCGCGACCAGTGCAGGGTGCAATTCCGGTTTGCTGATCGGCGGATCGAGAGCCACACCGCCTGAACGCACCAAACGGCCACCGGAGATCACATGCAGTGGGCGAGAAAACATCGTTTCTAAATTCGAGTCGATTTGATAGACCGCGATGTCGGCAACCGCTCCAACTGCCAAATGACCTCGGTCGGACAAGCCCAGAATGCGTGCCGGCCCTTGACGCGTCATGATCGCGATGTCGTTCAAACTGTACTGGCGGTCGATGCCGCCGAGCTGACTGCTGGCCGCGGCGTCGACTTGAATCTCCGCCAAAGCCGTTTCTCGAAAACTGCGGTCGCCCAATAATCTCAACAGGTGCGGGTAGGTCGTGAAGGGTGCCCCGTTGGGATGATCGGTCGTCAAAAACACACGAGACGGATCGTCGATCATCAAAAACAGTTCCAATCCGATTGCCCACTGCAGCGAGTGGACAAATTGCTTGCGACGATACCGAAACGGGACCACCCCGCAACCGGCTTCGCATTCAATATCCACCAACGCCGTCTTGCGTGGCTTGGCGTGTCGCCGATTCTCGTATTGGTGCATCGAGTCGGCACTGATCGTGACTGTTTGACCAAACATGATTTGCCCGACGTCAATGGTGACGTTGGGATGCCGATTCATCGCATCGACCAATCGGGTCGCGGCGGACGACATGCCGTATGCACCGTCATCGCCATAGCAATGAAACTGAGCGTGCGTCAGATGGATCGGCAACCCGTCGGCCGCTGCGATTGTTGCCAAGGTCGAGCGAATGTTTCCCGGAACTCCTAAGTTGCTGCAATGAACATGCAGCGGATGAACGAGGCCGATTTCATGAACGGCACGGCACAGCGTCCGAATGATCTGACCGGGCGTGACTCCGTAATGGGGATGCGGAGTATCGACATCCATTTCCCGAACGCCAAATTTGAACGCGTTGATGCCACCCGGATTGACGACCTTGACCGCGATGCATCGAGTCGCGGCGACCATCCATGCCACATAGTCGTTGATCAGTGACTGCGGCGAGTCGGCTGCGATCAAACGCATCAGCACATCGTCGTTGCCGAGTAAGCAGTATCCGCCGGTGGTCAAACCATCCAGTTGAGACATTTCCGCATGCGAGGCGCGAGCATTGCAGGGGATCACCGCCGGTTCGAAACAGGTCGTGTACCCCATGTCCAGATACCGACCAGCGGTTTGCGTGACCGTCGGCAGAAACCGCTCCACCGGATTGTCAATAGCGGCCTCAACGGGTGGAACGACAATTGAGTCGTCGTCGTTGAGCAACATCCTGGCGAGACTCAGCTTGCCGCCGCCGATATGCGTATGAATGTCGATCCCACCAGCCATGACGACACAACCATCGGCATGCAGGATGCGATCCGCGGCGCCGGTGTCAACCAACGACCCGGAGTCGATGATCCGATTGTCTTTGATCCATAGATCGGCGATTCGATCGATACCGGTTGCCGGATCCAGAATTCGGCCGCCGGTGATTACCATCAACATTCACGCATCCTGCGTTCGTTCATTGATTCACACGTCAGAAAATCATGTTTCGTCGCGGCGACAAACCTCATCCGGCGACCGTTCATTCCGCTGCCTTTTCCGCCGGCTCCTCAGCAGGCGTATCGCCGGCCTTCTCATTTGTTTTCTCACTGGCCTCCGCGACTTCTTTCTTCTCGTCGGCTGCCGGTTCGCGTCGCGATTTTCTTCGGCTGACCGGCTTGGTGTCGCTGGGTTCGCCGTAGATTCGATCGGTCGTGATCGTCACTCGATCAGCTTTGACTTTCGTATCGTCCGGCGGCTGGTAAAAACCTGACACGGTGACTTTGTCGCCTTCTTGAGCGAGATTCAGATTGTTGAACTGAATCTGAAAGGCGACGTCCTGAGCCAGAGGGACTTGCAATGGAGTCTTTCCGGCCTGCACCATCATCACCCCGGCGTTGTTGATTCCCATCAAGTTGCCAACGATGTTGTACTTCGCCACCGCCACGGGTTTTTTCGGAGCATTTCGGTCCACGGGATGCACGCCCGGGGTGAAGAGATCTTTGGTGTGATGTGCCATTCCCGCGACCGGTACCGGCTGAAAGACCTGGACCTTGTCGATCGGTGTGATGGCGGCTCCTGTTGGTCCGAATGAACCACTGAAACGCACCATCATTCCTCGTTGCAGGAATGGCATCTTGGCATTGGCAATGAACTGAAAGGTGGAGATGTCGTCAGGCGGCATCACCATCACATCCACACCGTCTTCACGGGTCACCGTCAAGACGCCTCGCTGAAACCCTTTGAGCTTTGCATCAAAATTGATGATCGAGTCGCCCACCGCTTCGACTCCCGCGACGCCCTCCTGCGCCATCACGGGTTTAACACTCAGAGCGACGCACAGAGCGAACGCCAGGATAAATCCGACGGTCACGACTCCAGAGAGCGTCGTGGCGTGGTTTCGTCCAAAGCAACACGTTGCAAACGGATGTTCTGCAGAGTGATTCATAACGACGGGCTCGCGAAGGAAACCGATTGGCGGGAAGGGATTGGAGGCACTGACGGACGCCCGACAGTGGTCCACCTGGGCACGTTGGATGCTCGAATTCAAGCTCCGGCGGCGAGACGACTGGGCGATTCCCCGATTGTACTCGGCCTCACGCCGCCGTTCGAGTAGCGCGGAGCAGCGGGATTTGGCCACTGTTCGCGTCCGAAGCAAGCTTGCCATGGCAGCTCCGAGACGGTTTCAGCCAACCTCTTCGGGGAAAACCTTGTTTCGAGTACGCTAAATCACTGACCGACATTCGCACATTCGCTCCAAATCAGCCATGCCTGAGTCCCCTACGCCGTCCGATCCGAACTCCAAACCACCCGCCCCTGCTCCGTCAAGCGGCAAACGGGTCACCACGCGGACGCTGCAAAGACGTCGAGATCAGGGTCAGTCGATCTCCATGCTGACGGCCTACGATTTCCCCACCGCTCAGATCCTGGATCAAGCCGGGATTGATGTTCTGTTGGTAGGCGATTCCCTAGCCATGGTCGTCGCCGGTCATGAAACGACCCTGCCGGTGACGATGGACCAGATGATTTATCACGCGGAGATGGTGGGCCGTGCCGCCAAGCACGCCATGGTCGTGGTCGACTTGCCATTTCCCGAAGGCCAACTGGGAATCAATCGCAGCGTTCACAGCGGCGCCCGTGTCCTGAAAGAAACTCAATGCCATGCGGTCAAGCTCGAGGGCGGCGCGGAACAGTCGCGGCGGATCGAAGCGATGGTGACCGCAGGAATCCCTGTGATGGCCCACGTCGGTTTGCGTCCACAAAACGTGCTGGTTGATGGTGGCTACCGCGTGCAACGCGACACCGAAGCTTTGGTGGCCGACGCGGTCGCAGCCGAACAAGCGGGAGCCTTCTGTGTGTTGATCGAATGCGTGCCCAGTGACGTGGGGCGTGCGATCACACAAGCCGTCTCGGTTCCAACCATCGGCATCGGCGCTGGTCCTCATGTGACCGGCCAAGTCCTGGTGACGCCTGACTTGATCGGCATGACGACGGGCTACACCCCCAAATTCGTTCGCAAGATGGCCAGTGTGGCTGAGACGATCGCTAAAGTCGCCAGCGAATACAAGAACGCAGTCGCCGACGGCAGTTTCCCCGGCGACGACGAAACGTTTGCTTAGCCGGGATGATTCATCAGCCGCAGCGCGATAGAGAGCGTCCCGCTTAGAAAGTTGATCGCACCAGCCATTTTTCTCGTCTTTACTAGCACGACGCGCAAGCGAGTGAATCGTCTTCTTTACGAGCACGACGCGCAAGCGAGTGAATCTTCTTCTTGTGCTTCTATTCACTCGCTTGCGCGTCGTGCTGGTATTTTGCTTGAAATTCAACGTGAACGATGCGTTCTAAGCGGGACGCTCTCGATAGCGCAGGGTTCCCGCGTACAGGCGAAAGAACCGGACGCGATCGAGCGGCGGCTGATCTGCGCAGGCTGTTTTTCTACCAATCCGCGCAAGCCGTTTCACGCAAACTTGTTGCGATGGGCGCATAAAAAACGGGGCGTACTCCGATGGAGTCCGCCCCTAGCGGGTGCGATGAGCGCTTCACCGCACCCAGCGTTTGATGGAGCACGGTGAGGCAGCAATCTCTTTGAACTTACTCGGCTGCGGGTCGGTCGCCGCCACCACGTTGACCGCGGTCGCCACCACGCTGGCCGCGTTGACCTCCTGGTCCGCCCGGTCCGCCGCCTGGTCCGCCACGTCCGAATCCGCCGAAGCCTTGTCCTTCGGGCATCTCAAACTTCTCGCCCTTCATTTTTTCGAACTTTGCTTTCTGGTCGCTGGTCAGGACACCGAGCAATTCCGTTTCGGAATCCTTTTGAGCTTTGGTCATCATCTCGCGGATCTTGTCGCGGTCACCTGATTGGAAAGCTTCTTGCATCATGCCACGCATTTTCTCACGCATGCCGTCACGCTTTTCGGTCATCTCTTTTTGTTGCGCTTCGGTGATTTCCAACTCCTTTTGGACCTTGGGGTTCGACAGGGCCATGATGCCTTGCAGTTGCAACGCGATCTCATCAAGTCGATCGATTTGCTCGGGGAAGAGAACCTCCTCCAGCTTTTCACGCATCTTTGCAGTTTGCTCTTCTTGCTCCTTCATGCGTTTGTCAAAGAACGCTTGGCGTTCTTCGTCGGTCGCGTTCTGGAAATCAAAATTGGGGCGTTCGCCACGCTCGGGGCGCTCGGCTTCCAACTTCTTCAGGGCTTCCTCCTGATCTGGCATCAGCTCCAATTCTTTCTTCACGGCATCGATGCGCAGCAGGCCCATCGACATGTCGCCGCCGCCGCGTCCGAATCCTCCTGGAGGGCCACCGCCGAATCCACCACGCCCACCGGGACCTCCTGGACCACGACCACCACCCTGCGCCATGACGTCGGTGGCCAAGAATGCGAACAGACCAAGGGCCGCCAGCCCAGTCATCCAACGAATCGATCTCATTTGTTTTTTCCAGAAAGTGGGTGCGAAAAGGACACCGAAGAGCGATTGTCACCGTGCGAATCGCGAATTGGAGTGCTTCAGTCGCCTCCATCGGTAGGGATTCAACCACGCGCAGGGCGGCGGGTTTCAGGAAAAGACGAGATATTTCAAGAATTTTTTGCAGTGGCCCGGATGGCCCTCACCGGCCACCGCTCGCCACCGAGCGACAAATCGGCCCGTCCATGTGCTTCGCCACCTGTTTCAGTTGGGCCACCGCATCGGCCATCGCCCGATGATCGATCTCGTGGACGTGGATGGGGCGTCCGATTTGCTGCAACATGGTGATGGTCAGCCGTCCACCCAAATGCTGGCGGAACTCCTCCAGACCGGTCATCAGTACTTTGTAATCGTCCAAGGCAGGGTGCCACAGCGGCAGACCCAATCCGGCGAGGCATTCACAAACTCGCATCGAATCGGACTCGGGAAAGCCGTACCGCAGTGTTGAGTAGAGGCAATCGATCGCAACGCCCATCCCGACCGCTTCGCCGTGTCGGATTTGGTAGTCCGTCAACGGTTCCAGGCGGTGCGCCGACCAATGCCCAAAGTCCAGCGGCCTGGCTTCCAGCATCTCAAACGGATCGCCGCCCTCGGTGATGTGTCTCAAGTGCAACATGCACGACTGATGAATCGCATGGGCGGCCGGCCCCATCTGACGCTGACAGATTTCACCGGCGTGCTGACAAAGCCAATCAAATTGCTCACGATCCTTGAGCAACATCACCTTCACCGCTTCACTGAACCCGCTACGAAAATCACGATCGCTGACGGTTTGCAAAAGTTCCGTATCGTTGATCACCGCCCACGGCACGGCGAAGGTTCCCACCCAATTCTTCTTGCCGAAATAGTTGATCGCGTTTTTGACGCCCACCCCCGAGTCGGCTTGGGCAAGCGTGGTCGTGGGCAAGCGAATCAAACGGATGCCTCGGTGAGCCGTTGCCGCAGCGTAGCCCACCGCGTCGAGCATCGCCCCGCCGCCGATCGCGATGATGTAGCTGCGTCGATCCAGATCGTGTTGATTGATCGCAGCGAGCACCTGTTGGACACCGACCGTGTCATTCTTGATGGCTTCTCCGCCGTCCACCAACATCAACTCGCCGACCCGTCGAACCTTGTCAGCGTCGGAGAGTTTGCGATCCAGCTCAGAGACTCGATCGCTCGCCTCATGCACAGCGGCTTCAGCGATCACCAGGACTTTGGCGGGGCCAGCATCACCGCAGTGGATGACACCGAGCAACTGCGAGAAATCATCACCGGCAACATTTTCAGTCACCCGCAATCGATGCACAAAGGGCACTGAAAAGGAGATGTCGATTGAGTTTTGCTTATCCACGGGCATCCGTGTCAATTCCAGTCAGGGAGTTTCGTCTTGCCATCCACGCCACAACCACCGCAACGAATCGGGAAAGATCGCACCGCCGTGGTTGCCGTTGTGCGCGCCCGTTCCCATCACGAAGCGATAGTCGTAGTCTTTGAAGGCCAATGCCTTGGCCATCTGTTGATTCGCCAGCGGCCAGTTGCCGAATGGGTTGTCCAAATCATTTTCGCCGTCTTGCAGGAACACTCGAATCGGTTTCTTTTTCGATTTGCGAATCATCGGCGGGTACGCATGCCCGCCGCGTAGATCGACAAAGCTGCCGATGTGACTGAGCACCTTACGAAACTGATCAGGTCGGAACCATGCAACGCTCATCGCGCAGATGCCGCCCGAGCTGTTTCCGCAAACGGCTCGCAATTCGGGATTCTTGGTGATCGAGTATTCCTTTTCTACCTCCGGCAATATTTCTGTCAGCAGAAACTCAGCATAGTCTCCGGTAACGCTGTCGTATTCGACACTTCGGTTCGCCGGCTGAGGACGCCAGCCTCGGGTTTCAGGAAGTTCACCTTTGTGGCCTGGATCGATCATGACGGCGATGGTGACTGGCATGTCGCCCTTGGCAATCAGATTGTCAAACACGACGGGCAGGCGAAAATCACCGTCCACTCCCTCGAACGCGTGACCGTCTTGAAAAACCATCAACGCCGCGGGCGTCTTGCCGTCGTACTGTGCGGGAACATAAACGCTGTAACGCCGCTTAGTCCCGGGGTAGACGTTGCTCTCCAGCCAAGTGTGCTGTGTCACCTTGCCCTTGGGAACCGAGTCATCGACTTGCGAATCCGGCCCATGCTCGTACGGGGCTGGTTCTTGTGCGTTACCCAACGGAGCGAGGCAAAGCGACAAGAAAAAGACGCTGAGCAGAACGGACCTGCCGAAAACATGTCGGCCCATGGGAAGCAAATTCAATTGCCGCATCATCGCTTCTTTCATCCAGATGGAGGGGGTGGGTGATTTGTGGGTGGGAACTTGTATCATACCATCGATG from Stieleria varia carries:
- the dxs gene encoding 1-deoxy-D-xylulose-5-phosphate synthase: MNEPKHPLLASLHDATPLKGFSREQLEATATEIRDVLCNLLATRTAHFASNLGVVELCLALHCEFDFRTDRLIWDTGHQIYPHKLVTGRYDQFPTIRTKGGLMGYPNPHESVYDLFMTGHAGCSVSTAVGLRSGDVVGGQSERRTVAVIGDGAFPSGIVFEAMNNAGELQDDLTIVLNDNKMSICPRVGSVAGYLDRLRSNPFYTGLKSEVVKLLERVPMFGDPTERFLAQLKEGVKAGFLGGMLFEELNIRYIGPIDGHDIGLLRKYLAMVREMKGPVLLHVVTEKGHGYKPAAADPVFFHTPPAFEDRNGEPVTRKSDGLPPYTNHARDAIRDAMASDPKVTVITAAMCQGNKLEPVREQFPDRFFDVGICESHAVAFAAGQCKTGIRPIVDIYSTFLQRSYDQVFQEVSLQDLPVVFMLDRAGLTAPDGPTHHGLYDIGYMRMFPNMVVMAPGYAEEVAPMLQASLAHDHPCSIRYPKASAMQRGTAGEPIEIGKSETLRQGTDGTIVAFGGTLESALMAAESLEGELSIGVVNARFAKPLDIEMVRDVTEDGRFVVTLEEGCKMGGFGSAFLECANEQCLDTRGIRCVALPDHYIQHGERGQLLDENGLSGSAIAETCREMAYRQDAGVGVK
- a CDS encoding NAD(+)/NADH kinase: MKSDDGSSLSLADWSHRARPRIAILGAPNRDRVRMELERLRPVIAAQADIVAEDLAFEHDFSTTEQDLVIVLGGDGSILQAARQMGVNQTPVLGINCGRLGFLAALSPDDFLSIWPVVCDGEFQVVDHLMLRIELIRLHDGEKTISEQLALNEVAVLGGPPYRILDIDLYADGFLATRYRCDGLIIATPVGSTAHNLSAGGPILRRNLQAMVISPISPHTLTYRPLVDSADTVFELTVIEPNESTSVVVDGRILSQLLPGDRIRVGRAEQSFRMLSVPGQNDFRTLRDKLGWGGSVS
- a CDS encoding formylmethanofuran dehydrogenase subunit C, which encodes MSTWRFQLRSRSEEPVDGSVIQHQQLQAMSPKDVERIPILVDGRTLALADVFQVTHQASHVDQIVVAGELTSVHGLGTGHDSGEFVIDGDAGDHVGSRMSGGTLHVAGSVGNHLAAPAGGHRLGMTGGRLVVDGDAGHFAGHRMRRGTVWINGNVGDHLGGAMIAGTIIVAGDFGAGSGLAMQRGTLIVAKPDERSWPQPRFSRPVRFNASFLKLLRPFVPASHRSDKLIDQLVVDCTRVRGDRCVGGQGEILMPG
- the fhcD gene encoding formylmethanofuran--tetrahydromethanopterin N-formyltransferase, with protein sequence MEGAIAMSESLQINGVEIEATFAEAFDMKATRIIITADDQQWADEAAAAMTGFGTSVIACKIEIDVERRLQPNQTPDGRPGVAILAFAVSGSELEKQIPVRAGQCVLTCPTTALFAGIDGDAATLPKRIPLGKTLRYFGDGHQISKIIGGQRFWRVPVMDGEFLCAHDVGRVDGIGGGNFLLMADSMRAATSACRAAVAAIKDLPGVITPFPGGATRSGSKVGSKYKTLMASTNEAYSPALLGWPPKANSTGDSASDQSALSDDIRAVLEVVIDGMSFDLIADAMRVGIHAACDAGGGNGLLRVTAGNYGGKLGRHHFKLAEILK
- a CDS encoding formylmethanofuran dehydrogenase subunit A, which translates into the protein MLMVITGGRILDPATGIDRIADLWIKDNRIIDSGSLVDTGAADRILHADGCVVMAGGIDIHTHIGGGKLSLARMLLNDDDSIVVPPVEAAIDNPVERFLPTVTQTAGRYLDMGYTTCFEPAVIPCNARASHAEMSQLDGLTTGGYCLLGNDDVLMRLIAADSPQSLINDYVAWMVAATRCIAVKVVNPGGINAFKFGVREMDVDTPHPHYGVTPGQIIRTLCRAVHEIGLVHPLHVHCSNLGVPGNIRSTLATIAAADGLPIHLTHAQFHCYGDDGAYGMSSAATRLVDAMNRHPNVTIDVGQIMFGQTVTISADSMHQYENRRHAKPRKTALVDIECEAGCGVVPFRYRRKQFVHSLQWAIGLELFLMIDDPSRVFLTTDHPNGAPFTTYPHLLRLLGDRSFRETALAEIQVDAAASSQLGGIDRQYSLNDIAIMTRQGPARILGLSDRGHLAVGAVADIAVYQIDSNLETMFSRPLHVISGGRLVRSGGVALDPPISKPELHPALVADVRYDADSVKQFQRMYRDNGTFAMNRLAISDCEWNESLRCQDIATKLRERSR
- the panB gene encoding 3-methyl-2-oxobutanoate hydroxymethyltransferase produces the protein MPESPTPSDPNSKPPAPAPSSGKRVTTRTLQRRRDQGQSISMLTAYDFPTAQILDQAGIDVLLVGDSLAMVVAGHETTLPVTMDQMIYHAEMVGRAAKHAMVVVDLPFPEGQLGINRSVHSGARVLKETQCHAVKLEGGAEQSRRIEAMVTAGIPVMAHVGLRPQNVLVDGGYRVQRDTEALVADAVAAEQAGAFCVLIECVPSDVGRAITQAVSVPTIGIGAGPHVTGQVLVTPDLIGMTTGYTPKFVRKMASVAETIAKVASEYKNAVADGSFPGDDETFA
- a CDS encoding 3-dehydroquinate synthase, yielding MPVDKQNSIDISFSVPFVHRLRVTENVAGDDFSQLLGVIHCGDAGPAKVLVIAEAAVHEASDRVSELDRKLSDADKVRRVGELMLVDGGEAIKNDTVGVQQVLAAINQHDLDRRSYIIAIGGGAMLDAVGYAAATAHRGIRLIRLPTTTLAQADSGVGVKNAINYFGKKNWVGTFAVPWAVINDTELLQTVSDRDFRSGFSEAVKVMLLKDREQFDWLCQHAGEICQRQMGPAAHAIHQSCMLHLRHITEGGDPFEMLEARPLDFGHWSAHRLEPLTDYQIRHGEAVGMGVAIDCLYSTLRYGFPESDSMRVCECLAGLGLPLWHPALDDYKVLMTGLEEFRQHLGGRLTITMLQQIGRPIHVHEIDHRAMADAVAQLKQVAKHMDGPICRSVASGGR
- a CDS encoding alpha/beta hydrolase, whose product is MMRQLNLLPMGRHVFGRSVLLSVFFLSLCLAPLGNAQEPAPYEHGPDSQVDDSVPKGKVTQHTWLESNVYPGTKRRYSVYVPAQYDGKTPAALMVFQDGHAFEGVDGDFRLPVVFDNLIAKGDMPVTIAVMIDPGHKGELPETRGWRPQPANRSVEYDSVTGDYAEFLLTEILPEVEKEYSITKNPELRAVCGNSSGGICAMSVAWFRPDQFRKVLSHIGSFVDLRGGHAYPPMIRKSKKKPIRVFLQDGENDLDNPFGNWPLANQQMAKALAFKDYDYRFVMGTGAHNGNHGGAIFPDSLRWLWRGWQDETP